TGGCCACAGCCTGGATACCCGAAGGATCTTACAGGGAGGAATTCCTGGAAAAACAAAGTGAGAGTGACACTGGAAATAGTAGAAGACAAGACAAAGAGAGGAAGCGAGGGATGACCTTACCAAAGAGATGATGATCCCACGGCAAAATGATTGTCTAAAAGTAATTGTCAACTGCTTCCTATTTTGTGCCTGTATGACAATCCATTTTYTTTTAGAAGGAAGGTGTTTAAGCAATATGTCAAATACAGTAATTGTGAACTTTTGTATTTGAGTCAATGTTGAGTGAATGAACAGCACCGAATGGGCTTGACCTCTTGGGTCATGGTCAACAACGGGGGTTGAGAAATGGAGTTGACTTGTTTACACTTACTTGATGGACTAGGATTTGGATTGGATTTGATCAACCTTGGCGATATTCAGATTAATATTGGGGCTTGGAATATTGTTGAATGGAAAAGCTGCAAGGATTTTTGGTGAAATGAAGCATGTTGACTTGATTCGGTATTGAGCAATAACTTATTAGCTTGATGATGTTTTGGCTGAATTACATTGCTGATCATTTTGTCATTCAGTGGTTCTGTTGCCTTTTTGCAATATATTGCTGCTCCATGGATTATATTGATGAGGACAAACATTGTCAACACCCTATCATGCAGTGGGATTAAGTCACTTTCAATCAATTCTCACAGTACAGGGTTTTGCTTATCAAGTGACAATGACAAGTGACAACAAGACGCAAGGCAAAGGAATTCCACTAGTTGTCACTAGTGAattcaaacataccattttaTTCATGCTAGGATAAAGTAGCATGAGAccccttctctcccttttctctcttccaGACCTCAAGCTTTAGCCAACGCGTTTAAAGACGAGGGCCGCCAAGAAAAACAAAGTATCAGCAAAGTGACACCGTACCGAAGCACCCCAACCCAAACCAAGTCCAGTGGGGAAGAGAGAATCAACACAAAGAGTGTTACGATGAAGCTGGAGACAGACCCAGATATGAGTGAGTGGCGAGAGGACGACTTTGCCCTCAACTGTACCTACATTGTCCCTGACCAGGTGTCGGACCCCAGCTTCGGTGTGCCCAAAGCCATGACGTCCATACCCCGCAACCTCACCTTTGAGTACAGCACAGAGAATGAGGTAGGAACTTTATTAGAAATGACATTTAAAATCAGCATTTCTGTGAAGGCGCCAGATTTAGAACCAGGAGGGGAATACAGTACATGTTCACAGCCAAGTGCATGCTTGTGTATTGACATTTACTGTGATGCACCATGTCTTTCTTACATACTCTATTAATTAAGTCTGAATGAATCTGGGAGAGTCAGAGGTCAATGACAAGTTGTGGTCAAGGCTCGTGTTAGGTGCGAGCAAGAGCTTCTCCATTCCATTGCTGGTTTGTTCAGTGTCACGATGGCCATCTTGCGTGTGCCCCCAGCCTCTTTACCGTTACCAAGTCTCTAGGTCAGTATTACAATCACGTCTcggggtcaacacacacacatttccgtGAACAGGTAGCTGCAATACTGAAACAAATACCTTGTCATTATGTGTCTTTTCCATATTGCATCACAATCACCTTAGTTTCTTCACTGCCAGGATCTTCCAACCACAAACAGGCATAAGGGACCAGGTCTGCTGCATCCAGGTGATCCAACCTGAGCCGTAAAATCACATCAACAGTTCCCGGTCttgccctccttccccctcccctctcgatccctcctttccctccatttAGGTGAATCAGTCTTCTACACAATATCTCCAGGCTATGAGTGTCAGTGAATCAGCTGACTGGCATGGCATTATGACTCACTAGAGAAGGGATCTGAGGTGTGAGGTTTTAGGCCGAGggtgtcctaaaatgtacaccaTGCTCTTGTGAAAAGTGAACTTCAAATTGTGGCAGAAAAGTCGTCTCTCTCTTTTTGGGAAAAAAAAAGGCTGTAATTCTCTCTTGCATTCTTCTCACTTGGTCAATCTTCTTCACTTTTCGTGTGGTTAAGTGAGCATACggttccttcctccttctctcagtATTTTCATCCGAGCAACGCTTAGATGTCCCTGCTTTAGCTGTGAgcgtctcttctcttcctctctctgctgcttttTCTGCCTAGGCCTGCGAGAGGTGTGAAAACTGTGGTTATGAACGCATGGTACGGTTTTATATGACTTTGTTAGTCTCCTTCCAccctcacaaacacaaacatcagCCAAACCAGATGTAGCAAGTTGAATACACAGTGCAAGACTTCACTTTCACACCAAGGGTTTGTGAGAactcttttcctgtttcagcagagGCAAAGTGACCCTCAACTCTACTGTACTTGCATGCAAGACAGCAACATTACTTGCACTTGCAAGCAGAACTTTTTTATATGAGTGTCTCACTAAAACACACGTGTAAAGTACAACATTTCAAACATGTTACAGTCTTTTGGTAAGGCTGGCTTTGTAGCCTCAGAGAAGTTTCCCTTTCTGATAATGGCATCATGTCAATTTCTCCCCTGAGTAGTTGGCATTTGCTTGGGGAATCCATATAACCTATGGCGTTTTTATGTCTTGGCATCTTAcctttatgtatgtatgtatgtatgtatgtatgtatgtatgtatgtatgtatgtatgtatgtatgtatgtagtatgtatgtatgtatgtatgtatgtatgtatgtatgtatgtatgtatgtatgtatgtgtgtgtgtgtgtttttcccagTAAAGGTCACAGTACCAGAGGGTGTGTGAATCGACAGGAAACAGACACATGCCAATTGAATCAAAAATAAAACCGATGAACTACCTATGGGAACTTCAAACATACTTATTAGTCCTTGCCAACCATTGTTTGTTACCAGTCATTGTTTAGTCATGGCGATTGCCGATTATGCAAAAGTACTACTTTTCAATTCTGGGATTCTTTCAGTTGTTCACCAAGTTATTATTGACTAACAGAAAGAGAAATTCTAATTAATTTTCATGACTTTTTTTGGTCCTCTTTGAGTTCTAATGTAATacttatatacaaaagtatgtggacaacacTTCAGATTAGTGGATTCGCCTATTTCAGCTATGCCCGTTACTGACAGGTAtaaaaaatcaagcacacagccatacaatctccatagacaaacattgccagtagaatggccttactgaagagctcagtgactttcaacatggcaccgtcataggatgccacctttccaacaagtcagttcgtcaaatttcttccctacTAGAgattccccggtcaactgttagtgctgttattgtgaagtggaaacttctaagagcaacaacggctcagccacgaagtggtaggccacaaaagctcacagaacgggaccgccgagtgctgaagtgtgtagcgcataaaaatcatctgtcctctgttgcaacactcattaccgagttccaaactgtctctggaagcaacgtcagcacaataactgtttgttgggagcttcatgaaatgggtttccatggtcgagcagcagcacacaagcctaagatcacaatgcgcaatgccaagagtcggcaggagtggtgtaaagctcaccgccattagaccctggagcagcggaaacgcattctctggagtgatgaatcacgcctcaccatccgacggaagaatctgggtttgacggatgctaggagaacgctacctgccccaatgcatagtgccaactataatttttggtgaaggaggaataatggtctgtggctgttttcatggttcaggtgaggccccttagatccagtgaagggaaatattttaTGCAACAGCATACAATRacattctagacaattctgtgctttcaactttgtgggaacagtttgtggaaggccttttcctgtttcagcatgacaatgcccctgtgcacaaagcgaggtccatacagaaatagtttgtcaagatcagtgtggaagaacttgactggcctgcacagagccctgacctcaaccccatcaaacacttttgggctgaattggaacactgactgcgagccaggcctaatcgcccaacatcagtgcctgacctcacaaattctcttgtggctgaatggaagcaagtccccacagcaatgttccaacatctattggaaagtcTTCCCAGTAAACAGCTGAGGCCACACGTAAGATCATGAATGGAAGGATTTGGCTGGTCAGTATAGAAGAGGGGTCACTCCCCCCTTCACTCCTCCTTCCAACGCTCTTCGTAACACCTAAGTGTgccaagaggggggggggggggggggggggggggaggaggtgggTAAGTAGGTTAAGCTCCAACGATTAACTTTCGTTTGGGGCGCAGGGCAGGCATCGTCACAGGCCGTATTTCCTGGCTGCGAGAGGACCTATTCCCGAGCAGGGACAGTTAGGGGGGAAGGTGGGAGGGAGAGTGGTGGCGTGGTTCAATCAAGAAGCGAGTCCtctactcctcccctcccccctccctccctccttcctcgtCTTCTTATAAACCTGGCTGAGCGGTCGTTAATCAGCAGCCCCGTCGCAGCTCATTCATTAGTCACGCTAAAACGGGGCCACACAATGTCCCTGTCACACTCACTCTCGTCTCACCCTCCGTCACCCCCTGGCCAGGACTCAACAGATCTTCAAGACAAAGCCCcttaagacccccccccccaagctatGGGTGCGTCTCACAGATGCTCCCTGGCAAGCGGGGGTGTCCCCTGTGCCTTATTCAAACTTCCAGTACTTTCTAAAGAATCCCTATTGAAGTATGAGTCAGGTTGCTATTTCTGGCCGTCAAGGTTCAGGGGAGAGAGTCAGTCCTACTGTAGCTATTTCCCTGTTTCCTTACRCCAGCTCTCGAGTTAACTGTGGATGCGTTTTTTTACTTTACTTCATGTAAGTGTGTAAGTTGAGTCTGGTAAACTCCGAGTCAGAGTGTAGACATTGAACACGTACCAGAAAAAGTCCAGGCACTACAGAGACTGGTGGTCATTCTCACCAGCGGGGGCAGCGGTGAGCTGAGTTAGGTAATTTATGTTCCGTCTCTGTCCCTGTAAAAgggctctgcatggtcaatccaacGTCTGCGGCGGCCGTAGAGCGTTCACTGCAATACGGCCTccgcagaagtcagggcatttatACTTCTTGAGCTTtgctgagcagagcagagctgttgtgaagtaAGTTGTCATGGAAGTGCGTTCGTGTTTATActgtcaatgcagagctatacggGCCCCTCCGCATTGTTAAATCCCTTGGTCGGCGCACtgcgatgcggtacagagctcaatttggcctctgcaattgcaattgcgtcacaccattCATTCGGTGCCTCCAACCACATTGTCGggtcaagcataaattggctttaagtCAATGGTGTTTATGAGGACAGTCAGCAGGTCAGAGAAGCAGGTCAGAGAAAGTGCAATTCCCTTCATTCATTTAACTCATTAGGCAAGAGGAAGAAAGCGAGTCACCTTGGAGCTCAGGAGAGAAGACCAGAGCTCCTGTCTGGGTCAACATGTCTAGGCCATAGAAATAAAATTTGCTGTGGCCTCAGGCCACAGCAAATTGACTGCAGCCTCATGCTTCTAACAactctatttctatggtcaaggCTGTCTTGAGGAACTGGCACTGTTTGACTGACTCTAATGTTTGATAGCAtgggttccagatctgtttgtgctgtcttgaaaTCTGGTTCTAAGGCTAACTGTTTGATGATGTATCGTCTTGTGTTTAGGTGACAGGCGTGTTCAGCAAAGAGTACATTCCACAGGGGACTCGGTTCGGACCTCTGCAGGGTGACATCTACACCAAATACAACGTCCCCAAACAGGCCAACAGGAAATACTTCTGGAGGGTAAGTTGGCGGAATaacccttcacacacacaacacacggttTGTTTGGCCTTGGTCCAATTGTCCTTTTCATTAAAGTTCTTCCCATCTTGTCCTAACATGATTTTGGCAGCAACAAATTAGATTTGGCATACTTAAAGGAAACAGGATAACCAAAAATAGTTATAACTTGCTCTCAGTCAGCTGGAGTTGTATATGAAGACATACTGTAAataccagccaggtcacccgtgatacaagttaGTATTCAACTTCCATCCATGTCTGAAGACGTCAAGAtgtcgggagatgatgtggaaaccagccactaggggcaacagtgagcgctgttaccttcaagtaggtttgggttttgctagggcattgtggacaggggtggtggatgggcgtaagcatctgcctctgattccaaaggttgcacgTGCTTATCcagtgatatttttgttttaagcctatcccagcccctaacccttaccttaaccattctgagttaataCCTTCACAATTTGTAGTCAATTCCTGAACGTAACCCTTAACTTAAAAAtgctgagttaatgcctaaacttaatgcCTTAAACACAAATTTGACTTTGgagcaactttgaaatttgacgtttgaacgtctaattctgacgcgAGAATGTGAGAGCTGGTTGAGAGCTGAGAGAGCTGCTACAGCCATGAAAGCAGGTGAATGAAATTATACTGTGGGTTCTAGGGGAGAAATCTCAATACCTTACCTAACAAGCAGATATGGGAACTGCTTCTCGAAAGAGACGGGAAAAAGTTCGTCCTAGTTTTCTTCTCCAATTATTCTTGGAAAAAGAAGCAAAAGTGGTCGAACAGTTTCACACCAAGTCAGTCACTTCCCATCTAAAAGGAAACAAAAATGCATTGCTCAGAAGCCACATATGTATTCAGGGGTTTTGGACAGATTTTTGGGGAAGTTGTGGATCTTTACACGCACGCAACAATTACATCCTTCCCAGTGCTCAAGTACCATTCAACCCATTCAACAAGTATGACATATAGGAAGTGATTGAtagtgttcccctctctctctctcatacacacttcCTTCTCATTCCCACACAccctcgtcctctctctgtctcccggcGGTGACTTGCCTAATTCAGGAGTTTTCTCTGAGTCGTTTCCCTGTTAGGGCTTTCTGTCCTACGTTTTCACCTTCCTTCTGRCATTTCCTGTTAACCAGATCCATCCTGTCCTACTACTGCAAATTGGTGAAAGTCTGACTCGCCTCGAGAGTATGTCAACACTCTCTCACGGGACAGGTGTGGacgtgtgtgacgtgtgtgtgcctgtgagcaCGTGCCGCcatctatttgtgtgtgtttgtgtctgccaaCACAACCCCTCTTACACTTCCTTAAGGGATGCCAGTAAAAACAATTACAGTGCACCCTATATTTAATAAGTGATTGACAACTTGACAAGTGAGGAAATGTAATGGAAATGCCTACGGTTGACAATATTGCGATATGCTGCATCTCCTGGTGGGAAGCAGCCATTCAAGTCTGGGCATGTTGAGAGAAACCCCCCAACCAGattgtgagagacagaaagagaaagagagaaaaaaatgtctgtctgtctgtctgggcgtGCGTTCAAACTCTTTGCCCTGCCCCCTCTCCGTCAGTCTAACTAGCAGCTGATAAAAGCAGTGACAGCGTTGATTTCACACCAGACAGTGACAGTAGTTCAGGGACACACACTCAAGAAACAACCCAGGTGGAACGAGAACCAGATCATTCGAAGAGGATATAGGAGACTATTCTGTACATGGCAGAGGTGAACTACGCTTTCTATCTGTATACTGTGACAATGTTTGTCAGCTCAGCAGTTCGACTGCCACAGTGAACATTTCAGTCATGAGTGAATGTAACAACACAGTAGAGATCAGTCGGTTACAAAGTTGTGTACTAACTGATGTTACACTACGTTtaaatacaagtgtgtgtgtgtgtgttctattatTGCATTGTATTCTTATTTCACTCTCCCATCTTTTCCCTCTCAGATCTATAACGGCAGGCAGCTATACCACTTCATCGACGGCTATGACGTGCGGAGCAGCAACTGGATGCGCTACGTCAACCCGGCGCGCTCGCTGTCCGAACAGAACCTGGTGGCGTGCCAGAATGGCCGCGACGTCTACTTCTACACCAGCCGGCCCGTGGAGCCCAAGCAGGAGCTGCTGGTGTGGTACAGCCAAGATTTCGCCCAGAGACTGTGCAGCCAACCGGGTGACGAGCTCAAACAAAGTGAGTACCAtctttgattttttattttttatttgccctgcTCTCATCTGTTCACTCTCCTCAACTCCTCTCCTTGTTTCTTTctcttctaccctctccactcGTCTTTCCcatcctctactcttctctcctctgcactcatctttctctctccttgatTTGCTTTtccatctacctctctcttttctgtggCTCTACAATAAAGCACTATTCTATGTTATGACACTCAATGAAAAACTATTAGTGAGTGAGTGGGCAATGTAGTAAAAGACAGCCAGGTGTGTATGTTAGTCTCTAGGTGGAAACGATGGTGAACAGTGAGACAGTTTCCTTTTCATACCTATATCAGATAAAAAGGGGAtttaaatctgtgtgtgtgtgtgtctgctcgaTAAGATGACACAAAGGTGAGACATTTTTGTCCGAACACCGACTTTCATGATTATTGTCTTCAACGTAGTATTTTGGTCTCATATTGATAAGAACTGAGTTTATTACATGGTAAACAATGAGACTGAGTGTGATGGAAACCGTTTCCTGTCTTATCCCCTTTTTGGAGTGGGTGGCATTGTTATGGAATACATCCTGAGTCATGGTTGGGTGAGAGACTTACTGACAAAACACAATACACGGCTACACCTGCCTTAATGTAGAAGAcagctcacccacacacacacacaaacacactcactcttCCTTACACAAATCTCAAAAGGAGTAGAAAGTCATCTCAACAATGCCTGGTCAAGTAAAGTCCATGAGTCATAGTCAGCTGTAAATTCAGGTATGGCAAGTTGTCCACTCATTATATGACAACTAGTTTTGTTGCCAGAAACTCTGTAAGGAGACATGCCCTCTTAAACTATAATTACATTACACAGTCATTCAACCTGTTGACTAATGTTGACTAGGCTACAATGGCAACTGCATTGACACAGTCCTTTTTACTGTGTACTACACACACTTGGGGACACCCCTGATAAAGACTGTCGTAAATAGACTAGGCCTCTAaaatttcaacaaaacaataaacgataaaAGTAGCTTAAATAGTTTATCCAAACACATTTGGTTTAAATTGACCAATTTATAGGCCTAATTAAATGGCTTAACAtttttttcaatgaacaggtTGGCACTGAACAGGTGACAGTTGAAAGTTCACGCCTAAGCTTTGTAGTATCACTAGTGCACGGTTTAATGCACTATTTTAGCCTGCAGTGGTTTGACTTTCCCTTTAATCCTGGTTGTAAGGCAATTTCTGTTAAACAGCGAGTAATGCGTTAGCTAAGCTACACAGCTATTCACATAAAACAGAAGTAGGACTTAAAACAAGCTAACTAAatggcaaatgtatttcttccTGCGGTCCCGAGAAACACGCTTGTGCGGTAACTGAAACCTTGCGACAGAAACGTCCCAAAAAATGAAAGCTCTTTGTCTTACTACAAATCCTACATGTCACATacccacatacacccacacatcaAAATGAAAACATTGCTATCATAGTGCCAGACAGAAACCGTGAACTCTTTGAAGTTTCATCTAAAAACTgaaaccatcatcatcatttacCATAAGAGGGAGTGCTAGGGAGGATGTGAGAGATCGAGTGTGAGTGTGGTGCGTCATTACAGTCACTTCTCGCTCCGTTAAGACTGTGAACTTTGTCACTTGCCCATCAATACTGTCCTATTACAGAGTGATAAGTGAATAATGGCTCATCAGGTCTACACAAAGGACGGATGGAAGTTGTATTATTGTGTGGATTGGCAAGGTTGACAATTGTTTTTGCAGTGTATTTCATACACACTCAAACCCAACCACTATGTCCGAACCTTGTGTTTTGTCTTCTTCTATAGAACACATTATCGGAGATGTCAGAGAATccgaagagaaggaggagatgacagaccagagagaggatgagggggaggagagaattGACGTGGAGGTGCTGGAAAGAGACACTCCGCCCGACACGCCAGACAACCAAATCATGGACTTCAGCCAGAAGATAGAGAATGAGAAGGTGACCCAGGACCACCGGGACCACCAGGGACCCATCCCCTCTCCTCAACCCGACCAGCGAGAGCCCAACCTGGGATCTCACGTCTACGGCTTCCCAGAGTGCCACCCTACCGCCCCCTCCCCGACCCGCGACCTCCACCTCCAAGGGCTCTACGGCCACAGAAAGGGCCTAGTGTCCTCCTACCCCCTCTACTACCCCTCCAGACCCCTTCAATCCACCCATCAGCTTCTCCCCACATACAGCAGGCCCCActacccccacctcctcccccagtACTCCCCACCATTCCCTGGGATGCTCCCCTCCAGAGGCCCCCTGCAGCACAGTAGCTACCTGGGTAGCAATGGACTTCCATACCCCTCCATGACCTACCAGCCTGGTCTGCTCCCAGTGCCTCTGCCCTACCCCGGAACTACTCAGGGAGAGCTGAAGGAGAGGACCCTAAATATGTCACCTCCTTGTGGAGCCCCAGCCACCCCAGAGCTCTCTCCCCTTCCCAAGCAGGAGAACCAGACACCCCGGCCGTCACCCTGTGGCTGTGAGGAGGCCATGAACCTCAGCCTGGCCGTGCCAAAGAGCAGCCCCTCGCCACCTGCTGCCCCTGGCTACAAATCCCTCCCCTACCCCCTGAAGAAACAGAACGGCAAGATCAAGTACGAATGCAACGTCTGCATCAAGACTTTCGGACAGCTGTCCAACCTCAAGGTGAGGATCTTATAGACRTAGGTGGTACTTTTGGTTTCTTTGGTGGCCCAATCTATTCCTGTCTTATTGTGGGTTCCTATCTAACCGAGGCATTTTTCTTTTAGGTGCATCTGAGAGTTCACAGTGGAGAGAAGCCCTTCCAGTGTCACCTCTGTCAGAAGAGCTTCACCCAGCTAGCCCACCTGCAGAAGCACCACctggtccacacgggagagaaaccACATGAGTGCACGGTATGYTTGTGTTTTGAYCTGCTTTTTCCAGTCTACTTcagctctaaaacacacacacacccctgcgtGCCARTATGACTTTCACCCTGCCCTGCCCCTGTGATGTAAGGAATCCCTGGGCTTTTGTTGAACACTATTTTATAACTATGTGGGTGTGATCATGACCTCAGTCCTGTGTTGATTTTCCTGGTAGGGTTCAGTGATCTCCCACTCAAAAGAAGCAGTCTACACttatagaaaaaagggttcttcggctgtccccataggagaactctttgaACAACCYTTTTTGGTTCCAGGctgaactcttttgggttccatgtagaactctctggggaaagggttctacatggaacccaatagggttctacctggatccaaaagggttctacctggaaccaaaaagggttgttcaaatggttctcctatgggtctCTAGCACCTTTTTAGGGTCATACCCTGCTAGCACGCAACCAGGGAAGGCCCTGTCTGGCTGGCGGGCGAACAACAGAAACCCAGGAGCCTGGTTTCACCCAGTTGTTCTCATGATATCACTATCACAACATCATCCTAACCTGAACTCTCCYATCTATCTGYTCCTATTCATATAGGTGTGTCACAAGCGCTTCAGCAGCACCAGCAACCTCAGGACCCACCTGCGGCTCCACTCGGGTGAGAAGCCCTACCAGTGCAAGCTGTGCAGCACCAAGTTCACCCAGTACATCCACCTCAAGTTGCACCGACGCCTGCACATCGCCCGCGACCGCCCCCACTGCTGCCCGCTCTGCGCCCGCGCCTTCCTCCATCGCTTCTCGCTGCGCATCCACCAGCGCAGCTGCTGCCCCGCCTCTGCCCAGGTCCACGCCAACTCACATGCCCACACCCACATCCGCGAGCTGGTCGAGCGCTTCGACACCAGCCCCGAGGCGGACACTCTGCCTGAAGGGGCAGGACCAGCCCATTTGGAAGCTGCAGTGGAGCGCTGGGTAGCCCGGAGCTTGGAAGGGCGAGAGGGCAAGGAGGACCAGAGTGAAGCCACCCTGCTGCTCAAGGCCCTCACGGCGGCCATTAACGCCCCAGCTCCTCCCACCACRTCATCGCACACTTCTACTTCAGCCTATCAGGAGAGGGCTAGTGTGGTACGCCTCTACAACCGGCCAATGGTGAAGACGCAAGGGCAGTAGGCGAAGTAGAAGGACCCTTGTGGGGAGGGGTAAGGAACAAGAAACATTTTAAGGGTCTACCTCCTGAAAAGCCAGAGCACAATCTGGGAAAAAAAATCCTTGAGTACAAATAAGTATTTCCTCGAGGGGAAGAGAGACTATGGACAGCCAATAAGGGAGCAGCAAAACAAAGACATGGCCAGTGTGTTCAGTGATTGCACTTCCACCCTAACTAAGGGTGTTTTCTTATTCGCTGTGAAGTTTCACTCCGGTTCACAGGTGTAATTTACATGGAATGTGTGAGAGAGTTTGTCAGCTATATTTGTTCAGTTGAGTGGTTATTTTTCCTGTTAACGTAATGTTACGTCTTGACACTTCCAAGGAGGCTTACTCCTGGGAAAACCGTTGGACCAATGCCACAAACTATTACTGCGATATCTAATGTTTTATTACCGGAcaatctttgtgtgtgtttatttattttttgctaaaaaAGGGTAGATCAGGGATCTTGAaactatgtgtatgtgtttgcgttTGCCAAAAAACAACAAGAATCAAATAAAATATGAGGATAAACGGGTCTAACTTATGTAGCATaacttttaaaaaataacttaaaTAGTGTATTCTAATGTAATGTAACAAGAGAGGAAAGCAAACTAAAAGTAGTCCAAATGTTATAATGTTCCGGTTCAATGCAAATAGCTTCTCAGCACTTCCTGTGAGTCATTTAGTGATGTATTGGAGATACATACTTCTGCACAGAAACTAGCAATAAAAAGAAAAACGTTtgtttctcaattttttttgtgtctttttgtgtTAAAACATTAAGACCgtgtatttttatttgaatttgtt
This genomic window from Salvelinus sp. IW2-2015 linkage group LG30, ASM291031v2, whole genome shotgun sequence contains:
- the LOC111955343 gene encoding PR domain zinc finger protein 1 isoform X1; this encodes MKLETDPDMSEWREDDFALNCTYIVPDQVSDPSFGVPKAMTSIPRNLTFEYSTENEVTGVFSKEYIPQGTRFGPLQGDIYTKYNVPKQANRKYFWRIYNGRQLYHFIDGYDVRSSNWMRYVNPARSLSEQNLVACQNGRDVYFYTSRPVEPKQELLVWYSQDFAQRLCSQPGDELKQKHIIGDVRESEEKEEMTDQREDEGEERIDVEVLERDTPPDTPDNQIMDFSQKIENEKVTQDHRDHQGPIPSPQPDQREPNLGSHVYGFPECHPTAPSPTRDLHLQGLYGHRKGLVSSYPLYYPSRPLQSTHQLLPTYSRPHYPHLLPQYSPPFPGMLPSRGPLQHSSYLGSNGLPYPSMTYQPGLLPVPLPYPGTTQGELKERTLNMSPPCGAPATPELSPLPKQENQTPRPSPCGCEEAMNLSLAVPKSSPSPPAAPGYKSLPYPLKKQNGKIKYECNVCIKTFGQLSNLKVHLRVHSGEKPFQCHLCQKSFTQLAHLQKHHLVHTGEKPHECTVCHKRFSSTSNLRTHLRLHSGEKPYQCKLCSTKFTQYIHLKLHRRLHIARDRPHCCPLCARAFLHRFSLRIHQRSCCPASAQVHANSHAHTHIRELVERFDTSPEADTLPEGAGPAHLEAAVERWVARSLEGREGKEDQSEATLLLKALTAAINAPAPPTTSSHTSTSAYQERASVVRLYNRPMVKTQGQ
- the LOC111955343 gene encoding PR domain zinc finger protein 1 isoform X2, with amino-acid sequence MAEIYNGRQLYHFIDGYDVRSSNWMRYVNPARSLSEQNLVACQNGRDVYFYTSRPVEPKQELLVWYSQDFAQRLCSQPGDELKQKHIIGDVRESEEKEEMTDQREDEGEERIDVEVLERDTPPDTPDNQIMDFSQKIENEKVTQDHRDHQGPIPSPQPDQREPNLGSHVYGFPECHPTAPSPTRDLHLQGLYGHRKGLVSSYPLYYPSRPLQSTHQLLPTYSRPHYPHLLPQYSPPFPGMLPSRGPLQHSSYLGSNGLPYPSMTYQPGLLPVPLPYPGTTQGELKERTLNMSPPCGAPATPELSPLPKQENQTPRPSPCGCEEAMNLSLAVPKSSPSPPAAPGYKSLPYPLKKQNGKIKYECNVCIKTFGQLSNLKVHLRVHSGEKPFQCHLCQKSFTQLAHLQKHHLVHTGEKPHECTVCHKRFSSTSNLRTHLRLHSGEKPYQCKLCSTKFTQYIHLKLHRRLHIARDRPHCCPLCARAFLHRFSLRIHQRSCCPASAQVHANSHAHTHIRELVERFDTSPEADTLPEGAGPAHLEAAVERWVARSLEGREGKEDQSEATLLLKALTAAINAPAPPTTSSHTSTSAYQERASVVRLYNRPMVKTQGQ